The genomic segment TCTGCTCGCTCCCAGGCCCATGGACCGCGCGATGAAGTCGAGTTGGACCGAGGGCGGTCCCGCCACGACGCGCGCGATGATCCCGTCGGAGTGATGCATCGGCAGGGCGTGGTCGCGCACGTAGCCGTAGGCGCCCTGGATCTGCATCGCCAGCGCCGAGGATTCCGCGTACAGCTGGCCGGAGAGGTATTTCGCCATCGTGCTCTCCACCTCGCACGGCAGGCCCGCATCGAACCGGTCGGCCGACCGGCGGACCGCGCACCGGGCCGCGTCGAGCCGGACGAACATCTCGGCCAGCGGCAGGGTGACGCCCTGATAGGCGGACAGCGCCTTGCCGAACTGCTCGCGCTCGTTGGCGTAGTGGACGGTCAGGTCGATCACCGCCGCCACGCTGCCGAGGAAGCCGGAGCTGATCATGATGCGTTCGAGGACCAGGCGTTCCTTGAGGATCTGCCAGCCCTGACCGGGCGCACCCAGCAGCGCGGTGGCCGGCAGCGCGACATCGCGCAGGAAGACCTCGTAGATGCCGCTGATGTTGCGGCCGAGCGCGGGCATCCGCCGGACCTCGACACCCGGATGATCGACCGGGACCAGGAAGACGGCGAGCTGGTCGCGTTTGCGGCCGCCCCCGCCGACCCGGGCGACCAGTTCCATCACCGCGCCGGGCAGTCCCGCCCCTTCGCAATAGGTCTTCTGGCCGTTGACGATCCATCCGTCGGCGGACCGCTCCGCGCGGGTCGTCACGCTCGCCGCGTCGGAGCCCACATCGGGTTCGCTGACGGCGATCGACAGGCGCGCGGCACCCGCGAGCACCGGCGCCGCATAGGTTTCGCGCTGCTCCGGCGTGCCCCAGCGGTGGAGGTCGCGCAGCCCGCTGAGATTCAGGTTGAACAGGGCCACGAGATCGGAACTGGCCCGGCCGATCTCCTCGCAGAGGGTGATCAGCAGGCCCGCGGTCTCGTCGGCGGTGTCGTCGCCGGTGACGACGTCGTACCAGCCGAGGCGGGCGATCTCGCGGAACAGGTTCTCGGGGTAGGTCCCCGACTCGTCCCAGATCCGCACGTCGTGGGCCGGCGCGTAGCGGGCCAGGAACGCTCGCACGGTGGTGCGCAGGTCGTCGTGCTCGTCGGTTCGGATGGTGCTCATGGCTGCCCTTTCGAGGGTGGTCGGTCGATCGCGGGGGCCCGCTTCCCGGCGGAGAGGCCCGTTTTGAGATCGCGCAACAGCGCGACCGGAAGCGCCGCGAGCCGGGCGGCCGTCTCGCGGGCCCTCCCGTCGAGCGCGGCCGCCGGAACGACCTCCACCAGGCCCAGCCCGGCCAGATCGTCGGCGGTGAAACGTTCGTCGAGGGCGAGCAACCGCAACGCTCGCGCCGGACCGACGGCGGCCCCGAGCCTCCGCACGGTGCTGTCCGGTGGCGGAAACCCCAGCGGGAGTTCGGGAAACCGGAACCACGCGGCGGGTGCGGCGAGGGTGATGTCCGCCGCCGCGGCGACGGCCCAGCCGGCGCCGACCGCGGCGCCCTGGACCGCCGCCACCACCGCCGGAAAGTCGCCGAGCAGGTCCAGGCTCTGTTCGATCAGGCGACGCCGCAGGCCCGGCCGCCCGGTCGCGGTCCCGTCGTCGGAGCGCACGTCGGCGCCCGCGCAGAACACCGGGCCCGTCGCGCGCACGAGTACGACACCGGCACCCGCGCGACTGCCCTCGGCGAGTCCGGCGACGAAGGCCTCGAGCAGCGGGATGTCGAGCGCGTTGCGGGCCTCGGGACGATCGAGGGTCAGCACGACCAGGTTGCCGAGCCGCTCGGCCGGGCACAGCTGCCGTGGGGTGCCGGCGCTCATCCGAGTTCCGCCAGGACCTGGGCCGTCAGCAGGCCGACCGCCTCGCGGGGATCGGGGCCCACCGGCGCGCCGATATAGGCCTCGGTGAATCCGGCGTTCGCCGCGTACTCGAGCAATTCGGCCAGCGCATCGATGCAGTCCCCGGGCGTACCCGAGACGATGAGCTGATCCGCGACCTCCTGCGGAAGCAGTTCGGCGGCCGCGTCCACCCCGTCACCGGCCTGGACCGCCGCGCGCGTGGCCGCGTAGTCGGACGGTTCGAATCCGGCGTCGTGCAGATTCTGCGTGGGCTGCTGGGTGACGATCAGGGTCGCCTGCCGCCGGGCGGCCGCGCGGGCCCGGTCCCGGTCGGCCGACACCGACAGGTTCACGCCGTAGATCCGGGTGAATTCCGCCCGCTCGCTGCGCTGCCGGCCCCGGTCGAGCGCGTCGAGGTTGCTCACGGCGTCGAACCGGCCGCTGCGGAAGGCGGCGAGGCTGTGACCGGGGAAATTGCTGGCGCAGATGACGCCGTCCGCCAGCTCACCGGCCATCTCCAGCACCTTGGGCCCGGTGCCGGCGACCACCACGCGCACGTCGGCCGCGCGGGTCCAGGAGAACGATGCCCGGCCGTCGGCCCGCAGGCCCAGGGCCGCGCAGGTCTGCGGATAGTCACCCATCGTGACCGCCTCGCCCCGCCACAGCCGCCGGCACATCGTGATGAACTCCGCCACCCGTTCGACCGGTTTCTCCGGCGACATGAGCGCGCGGACCAGCCCGCCGCCGGTGCCGACTCCCATGCTGACCCGGCGGCCCTCGGGCATGAACTCCGCCAGCGTGGCCATGCTCGACGCCAGTTCGAGCGGGTTGCGACCGAACGGGAAGGTCACCGCCGTGCCGACCCCGACGCCGGTGCGCGCGGCGATCGCGCCGAGCAGCGCGGCGACCCCGCGGGACTGGAGTTGGTCACTGAGCCATACGGTTTCGAATCTGCGGGCCGCGATCTCGGCCACTTCCACCATCTCCGGCCCGCCGGCCCAGCCGTGGAGCTGGATGCCCTTGAGCATCGCACTTCTTTTCATGATATTGAACTCGAATCATTATGTTGAACAGATTGTGGACAGACCACGGCGACGGTGAATTGCGGGCCCAGGGGGTGTCGGTCAGGGTCTGGCGTAGTCCGGCGTGACCAGCACCGTGCTCCGGATCTCGGCGATGAGCGGCCCGTCGCGCTCGGTCCGCGCCTTCAGCGCGAGCCACCGGGGGTCGGCCCGGAACCGGGCCCAGTGCGCGGCCGCGGTCTCGGCGTCGGGGAAGGCCAGCAGGTAGACGATCCGGGAACGGTTGCCGATCTCGTGCCAGAAGCCCTCGACCCGGAGTCCGAGTTCGGCGAACAGGGCCAGCGTGTCGTCGGCGAAGCGGCGGTGCAGGGCCTCCGAGCGGCCCGGCAGCGCGGTGTACTCACGCAGCTCGTGGATCATGGACCACTCCGTTCACGGCGAGTCCCGAGCGCGTCTTGTAGCGCCGGTTGACGTTGATGAGTACGGCGGTCAGCGGTTCCAGTTGCCGGGCCACCCGCAGCGTCCCGCCGTCGATGCCCGGCCGGCCGGTGATCGCGACCGCCAGCCGGGCCACCTCGTCCTTGGCGGCGCGGTCGTCGCCGCAGACGAGCACGTCCTCGGGCAGATAACCCTCGTGCCCCCAGAGGTTGATCGCCGAGAGGTGATGGAAGGCGGCGACCACGGTGGCCTGCGGCGCGAGGTCGCGCAGCTGCTCGGCGGCGCTGCCCTCCGCGACGTCCAGGCCGTAGGCCCCGGCCTTGTCGAAGCCGAGCGGGTTCACGCAGCTCACGACGAGTTTGCCCGCGAGGACGGGTGCCAGTTCCGTGACCAGTTCCCGGTGGCCGTCGTACGGCACGACCAGTACGACGACGGGACATTCGGCGGCGGCCGACGCGTTGTCGGCGGCGCCGACCTGCGCACCGTCGCCGGCGTGCGCGCGCACCTCCGCGGCCGCCTGCTCCGCGCGTGCCACGGACCGTGATCCGATGACCACGGGCCGACCGGCCACCGCGAACCGATAGGCCAGCCCCTTTCCCTGGGGTCCGGTGCCGCCGACGACGGCGATCTTCTTCGTCATCCATAACTCCTGTGCTGGGACACCTCCGGCGGTGAGCCCGAGGTGAGTGGTCGGCCCTGGCGGGTCGGCCGGGACGGTGTGCCCCGGAAGGGCCACCGCTCGAAGCGAATCGGTCAGTCGAGGCCCGCTGTCCGGTTGGATGCCGGGTAGTCCGCGGGGATGCGTCCGCCGATGTGCGAGCTGATCTCGCGGGATGCCGTGACGAGGTAGTCGGCGATGCCGGCCACCCCCTCGACGGTGAGGTCGTCGCCGATGCCGAGCAGGGAGAGGAACAGGCAGGGCGCACCGTCCCGGTCGAACACCGGGACCCCGACGACGTTGAGCTCGGGCCGGTATTCGCCGTAGACCGCGCCGTAGCCCTGCGCCCGGAGCTCGGCGAGCTCCGCGGCGGGGTAGCTGACCTGCTCGGCCCGGCCCCGGCTCGGCCACGCCGCCGCGAGGCGGCTGATCAGCGGCGTGTCCCGGTCGAACCGCGCGCCGACCTCGATGGTGACCTTGACGGGTTTGCGGCTCTCGATCTTCGCGATCGCCGTGAAGTGCCCGTCCGGCATCGGCTGAATGGCCAGGCAGGCCAGCTCGGTCCGTTCGGCCAGCCACTCCATATAGGTGCGGGAGGCGGCGACCGCCGAGGTCCGCGCGATCGCGGCCACCCCGAACTCCACCAGCAGCGGCCCGAGGTTGTACCGGCGGGTCTCCTGGTCGTACACGACGAGGCCCTCGACCAGCATGGTCCGCAGCAGGACCGACGCGGTGCTCTTGGCCAGCCCGCAGCGCTTGGCCAGCTCGGTGAGCGTGGCCCCGGCGGACTGCTGAACCAGCGCCTCGAGCACCCGGGCGGCGCGCGTGATGGCCGGCACCAGCTGTTCACCCGATTCGTCGGTTGCGTTGCTTCCCAGGCCTTCTGCCTTGGTCACGAGTTCCTACCTTCGTCGTGCCGATGCTTGTCAGCTGACCGTAGCGGCCCGGCCGACCAGTTCGACGAAGTGGAAGAGGGTGCCGTCGGGGTCGCGGGCGAACAGCAGCCGCCAGCCGCCGACCCCGTCCGCCCCGATGACGGACTGTGGCGTGTGCAGGAATTCGACGCCCTCGGCGGACAGCCGCGTGTATTCGGCGTCGATATCGTCGGTCAGGATGGAGAACCGGCACAGGCCCGGGTGCACGAGGTCGCTCTGTGCCCGGCCCTCGGAATGCGCGTCCCGCCATTCGATCAGGTCCAGCATGGCCTCGTCCGGGGAATCGTTCAGGCGCATGTGCGCGAAGCGCAGCCGGCTCGCGCCCTCGACCATGAACGCGCGCGCGAGGTTGGCGTCGTCCACCTCCTGGTCCTGCATGACCTCGAATCCGATGCGCCGATAGAAGGCGATCGAGGCGTCCATATCGGTCACATTGATGCCGACGTGCCAGAACTTTCGCATTGTCTCGTCTTTCTGTGTGTCCGCGGTCGCGGATGTCGTCGGGAGGGCACGGTGTTCACGCCGGATGCACCAGCGCGCGGCGCCGGATCTTGCCGGTTTCCGTGCGCGGCAGTTCGGCGACCGCCTCGATCTCGCGGGGGCGGGCATGTGGTCCGACCGCATTGGCGACGAGTTCGCGCAGTTCCGTGCGCATCTCGTCGGTGAGCTCGCCGGAGGTCAACTGCACGAAGGCCTTGATCCGCTGGCCGGTCTCCGGGTCGGGCAGCCCGACCGCCGCCGCGGCCAGGACCCGCGGATGCCGGCCGAGTACCGCCTCGATCTCCGCCGGGCCGATGCGGTAGCCGCGGCTCTTGATCACATCGTCGGCGCGGCCGACGTATTCGAGCCGGCGGCCGTACGCGATCCGCGCGAGATCGCCGGTGCGGTGCCAACTGTCGGCGGGCGGCACCGGGCGCGCCGACGCGGCGTCCCAATAACCCAGCAGCGCAACCGGATCGGGCAGTTCGAGGGCGATCTCGCCGACCTCGCCGCGCGCGACCCGGGCACCCTGTTCGTCCAGCAGCGCGATCCGGTGGCCGGGATAGGGCGCTCCCATGGTGTCGTCGTCGACGGATCCGAGTACGCCGGAATCGCCGATGAGGGCATTGGCCTCGGTCTGGCCGTAGGCCTTGTTGACCGCGTCGCTGAGATTGCGTCGCGCCCAGCCCAATTCGGCCACACCGGCCGGTTCGCCGCCGGTGACCACCGCGCGCAGGCGGGCTTGGGCCGGTTTCCCGTGTTCGGCGAACATCCGCAGCACCGACGCCGGCAGGAAGGCCGTCGTCACGCCGAGGCGGCTCATCGTGTCCAGGGTCGCGCCGGGATCGAAGCGCCGGGGCCGGTGCGCCACCACGGGCACGCCGAGCGACCACGGCACCAGCAAGCCGAGCATCAGGCCGCCGATCCAGCCCCAGTCCGCGGTGCCGAAATAGATGTCTCCGGGCCGGAACAGCTCGAAGGCGTAATCGACGCCGGCATGTCCGAGCAGGGCCCGATGTCCGTGCACGATGCCCTTCGGCGCGCCGCTGGTACCCGAGGTGTAGATCAGCAGCGCCGGATCGTCGGCCCGCCGCGGGACCGGATCGAGCGGGTCGACCCGGCGGATCAGATCCCCGAGTCCCGGGCCGCCGGCGCTGTCCACGGTGAGCACGTCGACGTCGCGCAGGGAACATCCGGTCGATTCGAGCCGGTCGACGCCGGGACCGTCGGTGACCACCACGGTCGCGCCGGAATCGACGAGCCGGTGCGTCACCGAGGCACCGGTGAGCAGCCGCGGGACCGGCACGAGTACCGCCCCCGCGGTCAGCACGCCGAACACGACCTCGGCGGCCTCCACCGACGGATCGAGGTACAGCAGCACCCGGTCCCCGGGCCCGATCCCGCGGCCCCGGAGGACCGCGGCGATCCGCACCGCGGCCCGCTGGATCCGGCCGAACGTCACCGTTTCGGGCAGGTGGGTCCCGTCGCGCAGCACGGCCACGGCGTCGGGATTCTGCGCGAACAGGGCATCCTCGGTGATCGTGTAGTCCGCGGCGGGCACCCAGTCCGCGCGGTGACGGGCCTGGAGCAATCGGCGGACGGTGCGCGCGGAGGTCAGTCCAGGCGTGCCCATACGCTCTTCTCCTTGGTGAAGCTCTCGACGGCGGCCTGACCCAGGTCGCTGCCGTAGCCGCTCTGCCCGAAGCCCCGGTACGGGGACGCGGGATTGAGCACACCCCAGCTGTTGATCCACACGTTGCCCGCGTCGAGGGTCTGCGCGAACCGCAGCGCGCGGCCCACGTCGCGGGTGAAAATGCCTGCGGCCAAACCGAATACGGTGTCGTTGGCGAGGGTGATCGCCTGCTCCTCGCCCTCGAACGGCAGTACCGACAGCACGGGCCCGAAGATCTCCTCCCGCGCGATCCGCATATCCGCGGTGACGTCGGTGAACAGCGTCGGCCGGTAGTAGAAGCCCGGATCCGTATCTGGCGCCGGATCGCCGCCGCTGACCAGCGTGGCGCCCTGCTCGGCCCCCGACACGACGTACGAGTGCACCGACGCGCGCTGTTCGGCGCTGATCAACGGGCCGATCTCGGTCTCCCGGTCGAGCGGGTCGCCGACCCGGGCGGACTCGACCCGCGCGCGGAGGAGTTCGATCACCTCGTCGTAGATGGGCCGTTCGACGAGCAGCCGGCTGGCCGCCGTGCAGGTCTGGCCCTGGTTGCTGTACATCGCCTGGAAGACCACGGCCGCAACGGCTTTCGGGGACGAGTCGCCGAAGGCCACGAGCGCAGACTTGCCGCCGAGTTCGAGCGAGGCGGTGATGAGCCGGTCGGCCGCCAGGCCCCCGATCTGCTTACCGATCTCGGTCGAACCGGTGAAGGTCACCTTGCCGACCCCCGGATGCCGCACCAGCGCGTTGCCCGCCACCGAACCGCGACCGGGCAGGACGTTCACCAGCCCCGGCGGCAGCCCGGCCGCCAGCGCCAGCTCACCGAGCGCGACCGGCACCAGCGGCGCGAGTTGCGCGGGCTTCAGCACGATCGCGTTACCCGTCGCGAGCGCCGGGGCGATCTTCCAGATCGCTTGCACCGCAGGGAAATTCCACGGCGTGATGGCACCCACCACCCCGATCGGCTCGCGCACGGTGTAGTTGAGGAATCGGCCCGGCGCGGGTGTGGTGCGACCCTCGATCTTGGTGACCAGACCCGCGAAGTACTCGAGGGTCTCGATCATGATCGGCAGGTCGACCCCGAGCGATTCGCGGATCGGCTTACCCATGTCCCGGCTCTGCAACTCGGCCAGTTCGACCTTGTGTTCCTCGAGGAGCGCGGCATAGCCGAACAGCAGCCGGGTGCGCTGGGCCGGCCGCATACGCTGCCAGACCCGGGCCGCGGCCGCGGCCGCCTCGACGGCACGGGCGACGTCGTCGGCCGTGGCCTCGGCGACGGTCGCCAGGTGCGACCCGTCGGCCGGATCGATCGAATCGAAGGTCGCCCCGGTCGAGGACGGACCCGGTTGATCGCCGATGACGAGGGGAACCGAAGTGGTGAGTGCCTGCACGGTGCTTCCTTTCTCAGGCCAGTTTGTGAGCGGTGGGCAGGACGGCCTCGGCCAGCTCGGCGAGCTCGTCCATGGTGGCCTCGAGCGTGTCGTGCTCGAACGAGGTGTCGCAGACGAAGTGCGTGACGCCGAGTTCGCCGTAGGCCTCGATCGTCTCGGCGTTGTACGGCGCCTTGCGCAGCGGCCGCGCGGTGAGGGTGATCTCGGCCATGTCGCGGCCCGCCTCCTCGGCGTACTGCCGGAGGGTGGCCAGGTAGCCGGCGTACTCCTCCGGCCCGATCGCCAGCGGGTGCCAGCCGTCGCCGATGGCGGCGATGCGGCGCAGCGACGCGGTGCTGTACCCGGCGAACCAGACCGGGATCCGGCCGCGCACCGGCTTCGGATACATCTTGAAGTCGTGCAGGTGGTAGAAGTCGCCGTCGAAGTCGACCTCGTCCGCCGACCACATGTGCCGCATCGCGTTCACCATCTCGGTGACGCGCTTGCCGCGATCCTTGAAAGGCGCGCCCAGCACGT from the Nocardia sp. BMG111209 genome contains:
- a CDS encoding LLM class flavin-dependent oxidoreductase, which codes for MKRSAMLKGIQLHGWAGGPEMVEVAEIAARRFETVWLSDQLQSRGVAALLGAIAARTGVGVGTAVTFPFGRNPLELASSMATLAEFMPEGRRVSMGVGTGGGLVRALMSPEKPVERVAEFITMCRRLWRGEAVTMGDYPQTCAALGLRADGRASFSWTRAADVRVVVAGTGPKVLEMAGELADGVICASNFPGHSLAAFRSGRFDAVSNLDALDRGRQRSERAEFTRIYGVNLSVSADRDRARAAARRQATLIVTQQPTQNLHDAGFEPSDYAATRAAVQAGDGVDAAAELLPQEVADQLIVSGTPGDCIDALAELLEYAANAGFTEAYIGAPVGPDPREAVGLLTAQVLAELG
- a CDS encoding IclR family transcriptional regulator, with the translated sequence MTKAEGLGSNATDESGEQLVPAITRAARVLEALVQQSAGATLTELAKRCGLAKSTASVLLRTMLVEGLVVYDQETRRYNLGPLLVEFGVAAIARTSAVAASRTYMEWLAERTELACLAIQPMPDGHFTAIAKIESRKPVKVTIEVGARFDRDTPLISRLAAAWPSRGRAEQVSYPAAELAELRAQGYGAVYGEYRPELNVVGVPVFDRDGAPCLFLSLLGIGDDLTVEGVAGIADYLVTASREISSHIGGRIPADYPASNRTAGLD
- a CDS encoding VOC family protein, which encodes MRKFWHVGINVTDMDASIAFYRRIGFEVMQDQEVDDANLARAFMVEGASRLRFAHMRLNDSPDEAMLDLIEWRDAHSEGRAQSDLVHPGLCRFSILTDDIDAEYTRLSAEGVEFLHTPQSVIGADGVGGWRLLFARDPDGTLFHFVELVGRAATVS
- the npdG gene encoding NADPH-dependent F420 reductase, which produces MTKKIAVVGGTGPQGKGLAYRFAVAGRPVVIGSRSVARAEQAAAEVRAHAGDGAQVGAADNASAAAECPVVVLVVPYDGHRELVTELAPVLAGKLVVSCVNPLGFDKAGAYGLDVAEGSAAEQLRDLAPQATVVAAFHHLSAINLWGHEGYLPEDVLVCGDDRAAKDEVARLAVAITGRPGIDGGTLRVARQLEPLTAVLINVNRRYKTRSGLAVNGVVHDPRAA
- a CDS encoding NIPSNAP family protein — protein: MIHELREYTALPGRSEALHRRFADDTLALFAELGLRVEGFWHEIGNRSRIVYLLAFPDAETAAAHWARFRADPRWLALKARTERDGPLIAEIRSTVLVTPDYARP
- a CDS encoding AMP-binding protein, which gives rise to MGTPGLTSARTVRRLLQARHRADWVPAADYTITEDALFAQNPDAVAVLRDGTHLPETVTFGRIQRAAVRIAAVLRGRGIGPGDRVLLYLDPSVEAAEVVFGVLTAGAVLVPVPRLLTGASVTHRLVDSGATVVVTDGPGVDRLESTGCSLRDVDVLTVDSAGGPGLGDLIRRVDPLDPVPRRADDPALLIYTSGTSGAPKGIVHGHRALLGHAGVDYAFELFRPGDIYFGTADWGWIGGLMLGLLVPWSLGVPVVAHRPRRFDPGATLDTMSRLGVTTAFLPASVLRMFAEHGKPAQARLRAVVTGGEPAGVAELGWARRNLSDAVNKAYGQTEANALIGDSGVLGSVDDDTMGAPYPGHRIALLDEQGARVARGEVGEIALELPDPVALLGYWDAASARPVPPADSWHRTGDLARIAYGRRLEYVGRADDVIKSRGYRIGPAEIEAVLGRHPRVLAAAAVGLPDPETGQRIKAFVQLTSGELTDEMRTELRELVANAVGPHARPREIEAVAELPRTETGKIRRRALVHPA
- a CDS encoding aldehyde dehydrogenase; this encodes MQALTTSVPLVIGDQPGPSSTGATFDSIDPADGSHLATVAEATADDVARAVEAAAAAARVWQRMRPAQRTRLLFGYAALLEEHKVELAELQSRDMGKPIRESLGVDLPIMIETLEYFAGLVTKIEGRTTPAPGRFLNYTVREPIGVVGAITPWNFPAVQAIWKIAPALATGNAIVLKPAQLAPLVPVALGELALAAGLPPGLVNVLPGRGSVAGNALVRHPGVGKVTFTGSTEIGKQIGGLAADRLITASLELGGKSALVAFGDSSPKAVAAVVFQAMYSNQGQTCTAASRLLVERPIYDEVIELLRARVESARVGDPLDRETEIGPLISAEQRASVHSYVVSGAEQGATLVSGGDPAPDTDPGFYYRPTLFTDVTADMRIAREEIFGPVLSVLPFEGEEQAITLANDTVFGLAAGIFTRDVGRALRFAQTLDAGNVWINSWGVLNPASPYRGFGQSGYGSDLGQAAVESFTKEKSVWARLD
- a CDS encoding LLM class F420-dependent oxidoreductase — protein: MKVGIRIPGAGPWAGPEAITEVSRFAEKVGFDSLWMTDHVALPTRVETAYPYTADGKFLWEPATPYLDCLTSLTWAAAATERMELGTSCLILPWRPLVQTSKQLVSIDVLSRGRLSVAIGVGWMKEQFDVLGAPFKDRGKRVTEMVNAMRHMWSADEVDFDGDFYHLHDFKMYPKPVRGRIPVWFAGYSTASLRRIAAIGDGWHPLAIGPEEYAGYLATLRQYAEEAGRDMAEITLTARPLRKAPYNAETIEAYGELGVTHFVCDTSFEHDTLEATMDELAELAEAVLPTAHKLA
- a CDS encoding acyl-CoA dehydrogenase family protein; the protein is MSTIRTDEHDDLRTTVRAFLARYAPAHDVRIWDESGTYPENLFREIARLGWYDVVTGDDTADETAGLLITLCEEIGRASSDLVALFNLNLSGLRDLHRWGTPEQRETYAAPVLAGAARLSIAVSEPDVGSDAASVTTRAERSADGWIVNGQKTYCEGAGLPGAVMELVARVGGGGRKRDQLAVFLVPVDHPGVEVRRMPALGRNISGIYEVFLRDVALPATALLGAPGQGWQILKERLVLERIMISSGFLGSVAAVIDLTVHYANEREQFGKALSAYQGVTLPLAEMFVRLDAARCAVRRSADRFDAGLPCEVESTMAKYLSGQLYAESSALAMQIQGAYGYVRDHALPMHHSDGIIARVVAGPPSVQLDFIARSMGLGASR
- a CDS encoding enoyl-CoA hydratase/isomerase family protein — translated: MSAGTPRQLCPAERLGNLVVLTLDRPEARNALDIPLLEAFVAGLAEGSRAGAGVVLVRATGPVFCAGADVRSDDGTATGRPGLRRRLIEQSLDLLGDFPAVVAAVQGAAVGAGWAVAAAADITLAAPAAWFRFPELPLGFPPPDSTVRRLGAAVGPARALRLLALDERFTADDLAGLGLVEVVPAAALDGRARETAARLAALPVALLRDLKTGLSAGKRAPAIDRPPSKGQP